Proteins from a genomic interval of Paeniglutamicibacter kerguelensis:
- a CDS encoding plasmid mobilization relaxosome protein MobC, whose product MALFSRKSPAPSTPVSPWVLAGEALKAKQEAEAADAAAARPVFEPRKAGRPTVENPRTRRVSMSLTEEEHAALIAAAGDRSVSAWARGEILAQLDVSDSNHIGAAGEIAKLRADLGRVGSNLNQLVRAVNSGHAPSSPELLEAVQATREELARVRGELP is encoded by the coding sequence ATGGCGTTGTTTTCCCGGAAAAGCCCGGCACCGAGTACCCCGGTGAGTCCGTGGGTTCTGGCCGGGGAAGCTCTAAAGGCCAAACAAGAGGCGGAGGCCGCGGATGCTGCAGCAGCGCGTCCAGTGTTCGAGCCACGCAAGGCGGGCCGGCCGACGGTTGAGAACCCGCGCACGCGTCGGGTGTCGATGTCGTTGACCGAGGAAGAGCACGCGGCCTTGATTGCGGCAGCTGGGGATCGATCGGTTTCGGCCTGGGCGAGAGGCGAGATTCTAGCCCAGCTAGATGTTAGTGATTCAAATCACATTGGCGCTGCGGGTGAGATAGCGAAGCTGCGCGCGGATCTGGGGCGGGTGGGGTCGAACCTGAACCAGTTGGTGCGTGCCGTGAATTCCGGGCACGCCCCGTCCAGTCCCGAGTTGCTGGAGGCCGTGCAGGCGACCCGCGAGGAACTGGCCCGCGTGCGCGGTGAGCTGCCGTGA
- a CDS encoding restriction endonuclease has protein sequence MNETSWGESVGWEAEYDAVNKAAEEFVFGRWRAGMENADGSNDAALQYRDTTWPQRKPCPPVYLPPTWIKDVWLCGLLVILFLFLLLWFGSSFGADPTLSILCALLWSLLWWAVFSSAKKTAARKSIPHYTWQKVRQTRLAVTMQFNDAAVAVNARLNGAKRAQKAEEIARIQARELQESMEREAALEREEAMRRPQPVFDCTHQEAEALAARWMRYLGEEDAVVSQATRDGGIDVVSNRFVAEVKHHAMPVGPLYVRAIVGVAYNLGKSPVFFSLNGYTRDAEEFGRQAGALLFVYNPERGTLHGVTKASRTAIREGLASVLEH, from the coding sequence TTGAATGAAACTTCATGGGGTGAGTCAGTGGGCTGGGAAGCCGAATACGACGCGGTAAACAAAGCCGCTGAAGAATTTGTCTTTGGCCGTTGGCGGGCAGGGATGGAAAACGCAGACGGCTCCAACGACGCAGCGCTCCAGTACCGTGATACAACATGGCCTCAGCGCAAGCCCTGCCCACCTGTGTATCTCCCTCCGACATGGATCAAAGATGTCTGGTTATGCGGCCTCTTGGTGATCCTGTTTCTTTTTCTGTTGTTATGGTTTGGATCTAGCTTCGGCGCAGATCCAACTTTGTCGATCCTCTGTGCATTGCTGTGGTCTCTGTTGTGGTGGGCCGTATTCTCCTCCGCGAAAAAAACTGCCGCGCGCAAAAGCATTCCGCACTACACATGGCAGAAGGTTCGACAGACACGTCTGGCTGTCACTATGCAATTCAACGACGCAGCTGTAGCCGTGAACGCGCGATTGAACGGCGCCAAGCGCGCACAAAAAGCCGAGGAAATTGCACGGATTCAAGCGCGTGAACTCCAAGAATCGATGGAACGCGAAGCTGCGCTTGAGCGTGAGGAGGCCATGCGGCGGCCGCAACCAGTCTTCGACTGCACGCACCAGGAAGCCGAAGCACTGGCTGCCAGATGGATGCGATACCTCGGTGAGGAAGATGCCGTGGTCTCCCAAGCAACACGAGATGGCGGCATTGATGTGGTTTCGAACCGGTTTGTTGCTGAGGTAAAGCATCATGCAATGCCAGTGGGACCCCTCTACGTGCGTGCGATTGTTGGTGTCGCATACAACCTCGGCAAGTCCCCGGTGTTCTTTTCACTCAACGGTTATACGAGAGACGCCGAAGAATTTGGTCGCCAAGCCGGCGCTTTGCTCTTTGTTTACAATCCTGAACGCGGAACGCTTCACGGTGTAACAAAAGCAAGCCGCACGGCTATACGTGAAGGCCTTGCCAGCGTTCTGGAACACTAG
- a CDS encoding relaxase/mobilization nuclease domain-containing protein codes for MIAKITRGNNPGDIGAYLHGPGNANEHAYEFGGSKQSGGIVIASNVGMEGHTDPSQWAGELRKALNTRREIKNPVWHVSLRNTAQDRTLSDATWADMGQSFAEDMGFADHPWVMVRHGHDHVHLVVSRVNDLGEVWHARNDRRAAQSACTKLEREHKLVEAPRRRNQPKLAVSAEREEFKGKARTLGSHRAVKEREQRELDEQRAKIQKMREASFPNPPTTRGPAKGITPVARPYTPPQLGRDEGYER; via the coding sequence GTGATCGCGAAAATCACCCGGGGGAACAACCCCGGGGACATCGGCGCCTACCTGCACGGGCCGGGCAACGCGAACGAGCACGCCTACGAGTTCGGCGGATCCAAGCAGTCGGGCGGCATCGTGATTGCCTCCAATGTCGGCATGGAGGGCCACACCGACCCGTCCCAGTGGGCCGGGGAGTTGCGCAAGGCGCTCAACACCCGCCGGGAGATCAAGAACCCCGTCTGGCATGTTTCGCTGCGCAACACCGCACAGGATAGGACGTTGTCGGATGCGACGTGGGCCGACATGGGGCAGTCGTTTGCCGAGGACATGGGCTTTGCGGATCATCCGTGGGTGATGGTGCGCCACGGTCATGACCACGTGCACCTGGTGGTCTCCCGGGTCAACGATCTGGGCGAGGTCTGGCATGCCAGGAACGACCGCCGCGCGGCACAGAGCGCCTGCACGAAGCTTGAGCGCGAACACAAGCTGGTGGAGGCTCCCCGGCGACGGAACCAGCCGAAACTAGCGGTCAGCGCCGAGCGGGAAGAATTCAAGGGCAAGGCCCGGACACTGGGTTCACACCGGGCCGTGAAAGAGCGTGAGCAGCGTGAATTGGACGAACAGAGAGCCAAGATTCAGAAGATGCGGGAGGCGAGTTTCCCGAACCCACCCACGACCCGTGGACCTGCCAAGGGGATCACTCCTGTGGCGCGTCCGTACACACCGCCGCAGCTTGGACGCGATGAAGGATACGAACGATAG